In Penaeus vannamei isolate JL-2024 chromosome 4, ASM4276789v1, whole genome shotgun sequence, a single window of DNA contains:
- the LOC113819937 gene encoding uncharacterized protein isoform X1, which translates to MKSTLAASTMLSELLGHDADLTGGRMDGTRSCWARWLLRLPSRRSSPPPLHIPARRRPYESNYLREFFKVMAEDNPTDSPKRKRGRPPKPESEKAAAKRKAADSGDDSAPKRGRGRPKGSKNKSKKGSPAKGTGKRGRPPKNAPKESASEESAEDAE; encoded by the exons ATGAAATCCACTCTTGCTGCCTCTACAATGCTGTCAGAATTACTTGGACATGATGCTGACTTGACAGGCGGTCGCATGGATGGCACGAGATCATG CTGGGCTCGCTGGCTGCTTCGCCTCCCAAGCCGCCGCTCTTCGCCGCCGCCGCTTCACATCCCCGCCAGACGCCGCCCTTACGAGTCAAACTACCTCCGCGAAT ttTTTAAAGTCATGGCTGAAGACAACCCCACTGACAGCCCCAAGCGCAAGCGTGGACGTCCCCCAAAGCCAGAGAGTGAGAAGGCTGCTGCTAAGCGCAAGGCTGCGGACTCTGGAGATGATTCTGCCCCCAAGAGGGGACGAGGCCGCCCCAAGGGTAGCAAAAACAAGAGCAAGAAGGGCTCCCCAGCAAAGGGCACT GGCAAGCGAGGTCGCCCCCCAAAGAATGCCCCCAAGGAATCAGCTTCGGAGGAGTCTGCTGAAGATGCAGAGTAA
- the LOC113819937 gene encoding uncharacterized protein isoform X2, with amino-acid sequence MAEDTPVDSPKRKRGRPPKPEIFKVMAEDNPTDSPKRKRGRPPKPESEKAAAKRKAADSGDDSAPKRGRGRPKGSKNKSKKGSPAKGTGKRGRPPKNAPKESASEESAEDAE; translated from the exons ATGGCAGAAGACACCCCTGTGGACAGCCCCAAACGCAAGCGTGGACGCCCACCAAAGCCTGAAA ttTTTAAAGTCATGGCTGAAGACAACCCCACTGACAGCCCCAAGCGCAAGCGTGGACGTCCCCCAAAGCCAGAGAGTGAGAAGGCTGCTGCTAAGCGCAAGGCTGCGGACTCTGGAGATGATTCTGCCCCCAAGAGGGGACGAGGCCGCCCCAAGGGTAGCAAAAACAAGAGCAAGAAGGGCTCCCCAGCAAAGGGCACT GGCAAGCGAGGTCGCCCCCCAAAGAATGCCCCCAAGGAATCAGCTTCGGAGGAGTCTGCTGAAGATGCAGAGTAA